A single genomic interval of Zingiber officinale cultivar Zhangliang chromosome 4A, Zo_v1.1, whole genome shotgun sequence harbors:
- the LOC121971805 gene encoding BSD domain-containing protein C22A12.14c-like has protein sequence MDFFKSVFASDPATTPQNESPSESPSRLPEANETGGNSGWRGLIKTFATKSESVIQTYRRDLEEFGSGLKKETEALREVASQAVRHLPDSLEARASAAQESLESVGQVIDEFGGSVWRGTEELISQGKASILAMEGEGSGSDRDRYSSDHGQQSGTPASMRYSRFEVQVVAIQSDMNTFSEEPEDVQGFNNWKLGFDLATKEDEIEKLCFENGALEGFLEKLVPRSMDYETFWLRYYYRVHKLKQAEDARAKLVKRVISGDEEEDLSWEVGDDDQSDEESKNDDDKKGRDFRQANEKKVEVKKDEIVKMEQKDQMNNEPIPSVKNVEVSQVQDLDASNKNDNGATSDSANADESQKNKEIRKEDTKSELVRVEKHAEVSQVDKLEASTENVDETSNLEKQSKSEFAGDGISLRSDDKTEQRGKVDTGESVEDSSHYFGSSQPSAQEEDLEWDEIENLGEHDETKSAETSVSPLNRDLRKRPIVVEEDEDLSWDIEDDDEPTKP, from the coding sequence ATGGATTTCTTCAAGTCCGTCTTCGCGTCCGATCCGGCGACCACCCCGCAGAATGAATCTCCGTCGGAATCACCCAGCCGCCTTCCGGAAGCTAACGAGACAGGCGGCAACAGCGGTTGGAGAGGGCTCATCAAGACCTTCGCCACCAAGTCCGAGTCGGTGATTCAGACCTACCGCCGGGATCTGGAGGAGTTCGGGTCCGGCCTCAAGAAGGAGACGGAGGCGCTTCGGGAGGTCGCATCGCAAGCGGTGCGCCACCTCCCAGATTCGCTGGAGGCTCGTGCCTCCGCCGCCCAGGAATCGCTCGAGTCCGTCGGCCAGGTCATCGACGAGTTCGGCGGCTCCGTCTGGCGGGGGACGGAAGAGTTGATCTCGCAGGGTAAGGCATCTATCCTGGCGATGGAGGGCGAGGGCAGCGGCAGCGACCGCGACCGGTACTCTTCCGATCATGGGCAGCAGAGCGGGACCCCTGCTTCGATGAGGTACAGCCGGTTCGAGGTGCAGGTCGTCGCGATCCAGTCCGACATGAATACCTTCTCAGAGGAGCCGGAGGATGTCCAGGGTTTCAATAATTGGAAGTTGGGATTTGATTTGGCTACGAAAGAGGATGAGATCGAGAAGCTGTGCTTCGAGAATGGGGCGCTGGAGGGATTTCTCGAGAAGCTGGTGCCGCGATCGATGGATTACGAGACCTTCTGGCTCCGCTATTACTATCGTGTCCACAAGCTCAAGCAAGCAGAGGATGCAAGGGCAAAGCTTGTCAAAAGGGTAATTTCAGGGGATGAAGAGGAGGATTTGAGCTGGGAAGTGGGTGATGATGACCAAAGTGATGAAGAAAGTAAGAACGACGACGACAAGAAAGGGAGGGACTTCAGGCAGGCTAACGAAAAGAAAGTGGAAGTAAAGAAGGATGAGATTGTCAAGATGGAGCAGAAAGACCAAATGAACAATGAGCCTATTCCAAGCGTGAAAAATGTGGAGGTATCTCAGGTTCAAGACTTGGATGCTTCGAACAAAAATGACAATGGTGCGACTTCAGATTCAGCAAATGCAGATGAGAGTCAGAAGAATAAGGAGATCCGAAAAGAAGATACTAAATCTGAGCTTGTCAGGGTAGAGAAACATGCCGAGGTTTCTCAAGTCGACAAATTGGAAGCTTCAACAGAAAATGTTGATGAGACTTCCAATTTGGAAAAGCAATCGAAGTCTGAATTTGCAGGTGATGGCATAAGCTTAAGGTCAGATGATAAGACAGAGCAAAGAGGGAAGGTGGATACTGGTGAGTCAGTCGAGGACAGCAGCCATTACTTTGGCTCAAGCCAACCTTCTGCGCAGGAGGAAGATCTTGAGTGGGATGAGATTGAGAATCTTGGTGAACATGATGAGACAAAATCTGCTGAGACTAGCGTAAGCCCTCTAAATCGAGATTTGCGCAAGAGGCCCATTGTTGTCGAAGAAGATGAGGATCTGAGTTGGGATATTGAAGATGATGACGAGCCTACCAAACCTTGA
- the LOC121973825 gene encoding skin secretory protein xP2-like, whose protein sequence is MDRRPAILCLSLLLCAAAAAIPASAQSPAAAPSKAATAPATAKTTTPVPASAPSKPAPAPTQPSPVPAAAPAAKITTPPPATAPETPPPTAPANATAPATAPAAMPPATSPAAAATPPAPVPVAAPPATSVPPAAAPVIPSTPVPAAESPVPSETPAPAASKPKKKKKKGKKAVAPAPSSLAPLAASPSDAASPGPSVAADEVNGARAASSTMLSGSALLLWIVAIFAAV, encoded by the exons ATGGATCGCCGCCCAGCCATCCTCTGTCTCTCGCTCCTCCTCTGCGCCGCTGCGGCGGCCATTCCCGCTAGCGCCCAGTCTCCCGCAGCGGCGCCCTCCAAAGCCGCCACCGCCCCTGCTACCGCCAAAACCACCACTCCCGTCCCCGCCTCCGCCCCCTCCAAACCAGCTCCTGCGCCCACGCAGCCTTCCCCCGTTCCCGCGGCTGCTCCCGCCGCCAAAATCACTACACCGCCTCCAGCCACGGCACCGGAGACGCCCCCGCCAACCGCACCCGCAAATGCCACCGCCCCCGCCACTGCTCCAGCCGCGATGCCGCCGGCTACCTCCCCCGCCGCCGCTGCGACGCCTCCAGCTCCGGTGCCGGTCGCGGCACCCCCCGCGACCTCAGTACCCCCCGCCGCGGCCCCCGTCATCCCCTCCACTCCGGTCCCCGCCGCAGAGTCACCAGTGCCCTCCGAGACACCTGCCCCCGCCGCGAGcaagccgaagaagaagaagaagaagggtaaGAAAGCCGTGGCTCCCGCTCCGAGCTCCCTGGCCCCGCTCGCCGCATCGCCGTCCGACGCTGCCTCTCCTGGACCCAGCGTCGCCGCCGACGAAGTG AACGGAGCGCGCGCAGCGAGCAGCACCATGCTTTCCGGCTCGGCCCTACTCCTTTGGATCGTCGCCATCTTCGCTGCCGTTTGA
- the LOC121971806 gene encoding LRR receptor-like serine/threonine-protein kinase SIK1: protein MAPVTCCFLRAPWRWLLALCLIVWSAAGVSGILNPEDFLALQAVRKGLDDMPRSRFLAGWDFTGDPCGFPGVLCAGDRVVSLALGDPRAGSPGLQGRLDPALGRLTALAELSLAPGRVSGPIPVGLANCSDLRFVALSRNLLSGPVPDGLGALPRLRTLDLSYNLLSGTIPPALASVPTLSNLILCHNRLSGSLPSFPHSSALIRLDLKRNQLSGQVPPLPPSLQYLSLGSNALTGFVDAVLPLLTRLSFLDLSYNFLSGPLPGCVFSFPLAALLLQHNALSGPVSPPGDVSIPVVDLSYNLLTGSLPPQLAPVGRLYLNNNRFIGEVPRLLVRGLGDGMQLLYLQHNFLTGVELGTEAAAATGNAIPAGASLCLQYNCMVPPLDARCPVQAGTQQMRPADQCPQWRG, encoded by the coding sequence ATGGCACCGGTCACCTGCTGTTTTCTGAGAGCTCCTTGGCGGTGGTTGCTCGCGCTGTGTTTGATAGTGTGGTCGGCCGCCGGCGTGTCCGGGATTCTGAACCCGGAGGACTTTCTGGCCCTGCAGGCCGTGCGCAAGGGCCTCGACGACATGCCCAGGTCTCGCTTCTTGGCCGGCTGGGACTTCACCGGCGACCCGTGTGGCTTCCCCGGCGTCCTCTGCGCCGGGGATCGCGTTGTCAGCCTCGCCCTCGGTGACCCCCGCGCCGGCTCCCCGGGCCTCCAGGGTCGCCTTGACCCCGCCCTCGGTCGCCTCACCGCCCTCGCTGAGCTCTCGCTCGCCCCCGGCCGAGTCTCCGGCCCAATCCCCGTCGGGCTTGCCAACTGCTCCGACCTCCGTTTCGTCGCCCTCTCCAGGAACCTTCTCTCCGGCCCCGTACCCGACGGCCTCGGTGCCCTCCCCCGCCTCCGCACCCTCGATCTGAGCTACAACCTGCTCTCCGGTACCATCCCGCCCGCACTTGCCTCCGTCCCCACTCTCTCCAACCTTATCCTCTGCCACAACCGCCTCTCCGGCTCGCTTCCCTCTTTCCCCCACTCCTCTGCACTGATCCGCCTCGACCTCAAGCGCAACCAGCTCTCCGGCCAGGTGCCCCCTTTGCCGCCCTCGCTGCAATACCTCTCCCTCGGATCGAACGCGCTCACTGGCTTCGTCGACGCCGTGTTACCGCTCCTCACCCGGCTCAGTTTCCTCGACCTGAGCTACAACTTCCTCTCCGGCCCCCTTCCCGGGTGCGTGTTCTCCTTCCCGCTGGCCGCGCTCCTGCTGCAGCACAACGCCTTATCAGGACCGGTTTCTCCCCCCGGTGACGTGAGCATCCCGGTGGTGGACCTGAGCTACAACCTGCTGACCGGGTCCCTGCCGCCGCAACTGGCGCCGGTTGGGCGGCTGTACCtcaacaacaaccggttcatagGGGAGGTGCCGCGTCTACTGGTGCGGGGCCTCGGCGACGGGATGCAGCTGCTCTACCTCCAGCACAACTTCCTCACGGGGGTGGAGCTCGGaacggaggcggcggcggcgaccgGAAATGCCATCCCTGCAGGGGCGTCGCTCTGCCTGCAGTACAATTGCATGGTTCCGCCGTTGGACGCGCGGTGCCCGGTCCAGGCCGGCACGCAACAGATGCGCCCTGCCGACCAGTGCCCACAGTGGAGGGGCTAA